Proteins from a genomic interval of Bradyrhizobium sp. CCGB01:
- a CDS encoding DUF1579 domain-containing protein, with amino-acid sequence MTQDHLAASSPLAEHARLAAFAGEWNGEEVVFPSRWMEGGPATSHIVARMDLNGFYLIQDTVQTRNGKQSFATHGIFTYDRDDRTYKLFWHDSLGYTPPSPASGGWVGKTLTLVRGSLRGNARHVYEIIDDNSYSLKIQFSPDAEGWADVLTGVYRRIH; translated from the coding sequence ATGACCCAGGACCATCTCGCCGCATCATCTCCGCTTGCAGAGCATGCGCGCCTCGCCGCGTTCGCCGGCGAATGGAATGGCGAAGAGGTGGTCTTTCCGTCGCGCTGGATGGAGGGTGGCCCTGCCACCTCTCACATCGTCGCGCGCATGGATCTCAATGGCTTCTACCTGATCCAGGACACGGTGCAGACGCGTAACGGCAAGCAGAGCTTCGCCACCCACGGCATCTTCACCTACGACCGCGACGACCGGACCTACAAATTGTTCTGGCACGATTCGCTCGGCTACACGCCGCCCTCGCCCGCTTCCGGCGGGTGGGTCGGCAAGACCCTGACGCTGGTGCGCGGCTCGCTCCGCGGCAATGCGCGCCACGTCTACGAGATCATCGACGACAATTCCTACTCGTTGAAGATCCAGTTCTCGCCGGACGCGGAAGGCTGGGCCGACGTGCTCACCGGCGTCTACCGCCGCATCCACTGA
- the sucC gene encoding ADP-forming succinate--CoA ligase subunit beta, with product MNIHEYQAKALLSEFGVAISKGVPVLKPADAEAAAKALPGPVWVVKSQIHAGGRGKGKFKEASAGDKGGVRIAKSAAEVSEFAKQMLGATLVTIQTGPAGKQVNRLYVEDGSDIDKEFYLSILVDRETSRVSFVVSTEGGVNIEDVAHNNPEKIVTFSVDPATGIMGHHGRTVANALKLSGDLAKQAEKLTAQLYAAFVAKDMSMLEINPLVVTKQGQLRVLDAKVSFDDNALFRHPEVLALRDETEEDAKEIEASKYDLNYVTLDGNIGCMVNGAGLAMATMDIIKLYGMAPANFLDVGGSASKEKVAAAFKIITADPNVKGILVNIFGGIMKCDVIAEGVTAAVREVGLSVPLVVRLEGTNVELGKKIIRESGLNVVPADNLDDAAQKIVKAVKGG from the coding sequence ATGAATATCCATGAATATCAGGCCAAAGCGCTGCTGAGCGAGTTCGGCGTAGCGATCTCCAAGGGCGTGCCGGTCCTGAAGCCCGCCGATGCGGAGGCTGCCGCCAAGGCGCTGCCGGGTCCGGTCTGGGTGGTGAAGAGCCAGATCCACGCCGGCGGCCGCGGCAAGGGCAAGTTCAAGGAAGCCAGCGCCGGCGACAAGGGCGGCGTCCGCATCGCCAAGTCGGCCGCCGAGGTCTCCGAATTCGCCAAGCAGATGCTCGGCGCCACGCTGGTGACGATCCAGACCGGCCCCGCCGGCAAGCAGGTCAACCGCCTCTACGTCGAGGACGGCTCGGACATCGACAAGGAGTTCTATCTCTCGATCCTGGTCGACCGCGAGACCTCGCGCGTCTCGTTCGTCGTCTCGACCGAGGGCGGCGTCAACATCGAGGACGTCGCGCACAACAACCCCGAGAAGATCGTGACCTTCTCGGTCGATCCGGCGACCGGCATCATGGGCCATCACGGCCGCACCGTCGCCAACGCGCTGAAGCTCTCCGGCGATCTCGCCAAGCAGGCCGAGAAGCTCACCGCACAGCTCTACGCGGCGTTCGTCGCCAAGGACATGTCGATGCTGGAGATCAACCCGCTGGTCGTGACCAAGCAGGGCCAGCTCCGCGTGCTCGACGCCAAGGTCTCGTTCGACGACAACGCGCTGTTCCGTCACCCCGAAGTGCTCGCGCTGCGCGACGAGACCGAGGAAGACGCCAAGGAAATCGAGGCGTCGAAATACGACCTCAACTACGTCACGCTCGACGGCAACATCGGCTGCATGGTCAACGGCGCCGGTCTCGCCATGGCGACGATGGACATCATCAAGCTCTACGGCATGGCGCCGGCCAACTTCCTCGACGTTGGCGGCAGCGCCAGCAAGGAGAAGGTCGCGGCCGCCTTCAAGATCATCACCGCCGATCCCAACGTGAAGGGCATCCTGGTCAACATCTTCGGCGGCATCATGAAGTGCGACGTGATCGCCGAAGGCGTCACCGCCGCCGTGCGCGAGGTCGGCCTCAGCGTGCCGCTGGTGGTTCGCCTCGAAGGCACCAATGTCGAGCTCGGCAAGAAGATCATCCGTGAATCCGGCCTGAACGTGGTGCCGGCCGACAATCTCGACGACGCCGCGCAGAAGATCGTGAAGGCCGTCAAGGGAGGCTGA
- the mdh gene encoding malate dehydrogenase: protein MARDKIALIGSGQIGGTLAHLIGLKELGDVVMFDIAEGVPQGKALDIAQSSPVDGFDAHYTGANSYEALDNAKVCIVTAGVPRKPGMSRDDLLSINLKVMEQVGAGIKKYAPDAFVICITNPLDAMVWALQKASGLPHKKVVGMAGVLDSARFRYFLADEFNVSVEDVTAFVLGGHGDTMVPLVKYSTVAGIPLPDLVKMGWTSQARLDEIVDRTRNGGAEIVNLLKTGSAFYAPAASAIAMAESYLRDKKRVLPSAAYLNGEYGVKDMYVGVPVVIGSKGVERVVEIELAGKDREAFDKSVGAVQGLVDACKKIAPDLLGR, encoded by the coding sequence ATGGCGCGCGACAAGATTGCTTTGATTGGCTCAGGTCAGATCGGCGGAACGTTGGCTCATCTCATCGGCCTGAAAGAACTGGGCGACGTGGTGATGTTCGACATCGCCGAGGGCGTGCCGCAGGGCAAGGCGCTCGACATCGCGCAGTCCTCGCCGGTCGACGGCTTCGACGCGCACTACACCGGCGCGAACTCCTACGAGGCGCTCGACAACGCCAAGGTCTGCATCGTCACCGCCGGCGTGCCGCGCAAGCCCGGCATGAGCCGCGACGACCTCCTCTCCATCAACCTCAAGGTCATGGAGCAGGTCGGCGCCGGCATCAAGAAATATGCCCCCGACGCGTTCGTCATCTGCATCACCAACCCGCTCGACGCGATGGTCTGGGCGCTGCAGAAGGCTTCGGGCCTGCCGCACAAGAAGGTCGTCGGCATGGCCGGCGTGCTGGATTCGGCGCGCTTCCGCTACTTCCTGGCCGACGAGTTCAACGTCTCGGTCGAGGACGTCACCGCCTTCGTGCTCGGCGGCCACGGCGACACCATGGTGCCGCTGGTGAAGTACTCCACCGTCGCCGGCATTCCGCTGCCCGACCTCGTCAAGATGGGCTGGACCTCGCAGGCGCGCCTCGACGAGATCGTCGACCGCACCCGCAACGGCGGCGCCGAGATCGTCAATCTGCTCAAGACCGGCTCGGCCTTCTACGCCCCGGCCGCTTCGGCAATCGCGATGGCCGAGAGCTATCTGCGTGACAAGAAGCGCGTGCTGCCCTCGGCCGCGTACCTGAACGGCGAATACGGCGTGAAGGACATGTATGTCGGCGTGCCCGTCGTGATCGGCTCCAAGGGCGTCGAGCGCGTCGTCGAGATCGAACTCGCCGGCAAGGACCGCGAGGCCTTCGACAAGTCGGTCGGCGCCGTGCAGGGCCTGGTCGACGCCTGCAAGAAGATCGCACCCGATCTTCTCGGCCGCTAA
- the zapE gene encoding cell division protein ZapE: protein MLSTQNSSFREAYQAEVASGAIEPDAAQAEIAEAYAALDQRLANYKPQRKQGLLSRLFSSDKDEAPHGLYIHGEVGRGKTMLMDLFFQHSTVEHKRRAHFHEFMAEAHERIYDYRQGISRGEIADGDVIALTANAIFEESWLLCFDEFHVTDIADAMILGRLFAKLFELGTVVVATSNVAPDDLYKGGLNRSLFLPFIKQITDRMDVLRLDGRTDFRLEKLQGVPMWLTPADGDADAALNRAWSKMTGNARCKPRDISIKGRILHVPCSAHGVARFTFADLCEKPLGASDYLRLAHDYHTILVDHIPVMDLSQRNAAKRFITLIDTLYDNAVKLMASADANPISLYLAHEGNEANEFKRTASRLIEMSSESYLALPHGRKDSTASGSTKGLVET, encoded by the coding sequence ATGCTCTCGACCCAAAACTCCTCATTCCGCGAGGCGTATCAGGCAGAGGTCGCGTCCGGCGCGATCGAGCCCGATGCTGCGCAGGCCGAAATCGCCGAAGCCTATGCGGCGCTCGACCAGCGGCTCGCGAATTACAAGCCGCAGCGCAAGCAGGGCCTGCTCAGTCGCCTGTTCAGCAGCGACAAGGACGAGGCGCCGCACGGGCTCTACATTCATGGCGAAGTCGGCCGCGGCAAGACCATGCTGATGGACCTGTTCTTCCAGCACTCGACCGTCGAGCACAAGCGCCGCGCGCATTTCCACGAGTTCATGGCTGAAGCGCATGAGCGGATCTACGATTATCGTCAGGGCATCTCGCGCGGCGAGATCGCCGATGGCGACGTCATCGCGCTGACTGCGAACGCGATCTTCGAGGAGAGCTGGCTGCTCTGTTTCGACGAATTCCACGTCACCGACATCGCGGACGCGATGATCCTGGGGCGCCTGTTCGCAAAGCTGTTCGAGCTCGGCACCGTGGTGGTCGCGACCTCCAACGTCGCGCCCGACGATCTCTACAAGGGCGGCCTGAACCGTTCGCTGTTCCTGCCCTTCATCAAGCAGATCACCGACCGCATGGACGTGCTGCGGCTCGATGGGCGCACCGATTTCCGCCTGGAGAAGCTTCAGGGCGTGCCGATGTGGCTGACGCCGGCCGACGGCGATGCGGACGCCGCGCTCAACCGCGCCTGGTCGAAGATGACCGGCAACGCCAGATGCAAGCCGCGCGATATTTCGATCAAGGGCCGCATCCTGCACGTGCCGTGCTCGGCCCATGGCGTGGCGCGCTTTACCTTCGCCGATCTCTGCGAGAAGCCGCTCGGGGCATCCGACTATCTCAGGCTCGCGCACGACTATCACACCATCCTGGTCGACCATATTCCAGTGATGGATCTGTCCCAGCGTAACGCGGCCAAGCGCTTCATCACGCTGATCGATACGCTCTATGACAATGCCGTGAAGCTGATGGCCTCGGCCGATGCCAACCCGATCTCGCTCTACCTCGCGCACGAGGGCAACGAGGCCAACGAGTTCAAGCGGACGGCGTCGCGCCTGATCGAAATGAGCTCGGAATCCTATCTGGCGCTGCCTCACGGCCGCAAGGATTCCACCGCCAGCGGCTCCACCAAGGGCCTGGTGGAGACTTAA
- the thpR gene encoding RNA 2',3'-cyclic phosphodiesterase yields the protein MPRLFTGLEIPAEIGQSLSNLRGGLPGARWIDPENYHVTLRFIGDIDGLSANEIASMLFRVDRKPFEVKVQGLTSFGGRKPRAVVATIAPSKPLMELQAELERMMQRIGLNPEGRKFIPHVTLARLHDATDRDVADYLSLRGYFPSKAFMAERFVLFSSRASTGGGPYVVEDAYELCE from the coding sequence ATGCCGCGTTTGTTCACTGGTCTGGAAATTCCGGCCGAGATCGGCCAGTCGCTTTCCAACTTGCGGGGTGGCCTTCCCGGCGCCCGGTGGATCGATCCCGAAAATTATCACGTCACCTTGCGCTTCATCGGCGACATCGACGGCCTGTCCGCCAACGAGATCGCCTCGATGCTGTTTCGCGTCGACCGCAAGCCGTTCGAGGTGAAGGTGCAGGGGCTGACGAGTTTTGGCGGCCGCAAACCGAGGGCAGTCGTTGCGACGATCGCGCCGAGCAAGCCGCTGATGGAATTGCAGGCCGAGCTCGAGCGCATGATGCAGCGGATCGGTCTTAATCCGGAGGGACGCAAGTTCATCCCGCATGTCACGCTGGCCCGGCTGCACGACGCCACCGACCGCGACGTCGCCGACTATCTCTCGCTGCGCGGCTACTTCCCGAGCAAGGCGTTCATGGCCGAACGCTTCGTGCTGTTCTCGTCGCGCGCCTCCACCGGCGGGGGGCCGTATGTGGTCGAGGACGCCTACGAACTGTGTGAGTAG
- a CDS encoding arylesterase, whose protein sequence is MHIAVLMLALMTVVNPAWAEATKPVKLVVLGDSLSAGLGLQVQEAFPTKLQKALQAKGIAVDMTNAGVSGDTSSGGRDRLDWSVPDGTDGVIIELGANDALRGIDPDLTRTALTDIVARLKARKIAVMLCGMLAPPNYGAEYAARFNSIYPDLAKKFDVPLYPFFLDGVAADAKLNQADGIHPTAAGVDIIVGNIMPTVEAFLGTISEQRR, encoded by the coding sequence ATGCACATAGCCGTGTTGATGCTCGCTTTGATGACGGTCGTGAACCCGGCTTGGGCGGAAGCGACGAAACCGGTCAAGCTCGTCGTTCTCGGCGATTCCCTGAGCGCCGGCCTCGGCCTTCAGGTCCAGGAAGCATTCCCGACAAAACTTCAAAAAGCCTTGCAAGCCAAAGGGATAGCGGTGGACATGACGAATGCCGGGGTGTCCGGCGACACCTCGTCCGGCGGCCGTGACCGGCTTGACTGGTCGGTCCCGGACGGAACCGACGGCGTGATCATCGAGCTCGGCGCCAACGACGCGCTGCGCGGCATCGATCCCGACCTGACACGGACTGCGCTGACCGACATCGTCGCGCGGCTCAAGGCCCGCAAGATCGCGGTGATGCTGTGCGGCATGCTGGCACCGCCGAATTACGGCGCGGAATATGCGGCGCGCTTCAATTCGATTTATCCGGATCTGGCGAAGAAATTCGACGTGCCGCTCTATCCGTTCTTCCTCGACGGTGTTGCGGCCGACGCCAAGCTCAACCAGGCCGACGGCATTCATCCGACCGCAGCCGGTGTCGACATCATCGTCGGCAACATCATGCCCACAGTGGAGGCATTCCTTGGCACGATAAGCGAGCAACGGCGTTGA
- a CDS encoding ABC transporter ATP-binding protein, with protein MDTRIETSSLAGTAPDTIAISNVNLSLGTGAARVHILKDISLRVGRSETIGLIGPSGSGKSTLLMVMAGLERPDSGEVVVNGTPFNALDEDALARFRGRQVGIVFQSFHLIPTMTALENVAVPLELAGNPDAAKRAAQELQSVGLGDRLHHYPTQLSGGEQQRVALARALAPDPAILVADEPTGNLDEATGKQIVDLLFGKHAERGMTLVLVTHDSSLAHRCDRVIRLRSGRIDTQSAPA; from the coding sequence ATGGACACTCGCATCGAAACCTCTTCGCTCGCCGGCACCGCGCCGGACACCATCGCCATCTCCAACGTCAATCTTTCATTGGGTACGGGCGCGGCACGCGTTCACATCCTCAAGGATATCAGCCTGCGGGTCGGCCGTAGCGAGACGATCGGCCTGATCGGCCCGTCAGGCTCGGGCAAATCCACGCTGCTGATGGTGATGGCGGGGTTGGAGCGTCCTGATAGCGGAGAGGTGGTGGTGAATGGCACGCCTTTCAATGCCCTCGACGAGGACGCGCTGGCCCGCTTCCGCGGCCGCCAGGTCGGCATCGTCTTCCAGTCCTTCCATTTGATCCCGACCATGACGGCGCTGGAGAACGTCGCCGTGCCGCTCGAGCTCGCCGGCAACCCGGACGCTGCAAAACGCGCGGCGCAGGAGCTGCAATCGGTCGGGCTCGGCGACCGCCTGCATCATTATCCGACCCAGCTGTCGGGCGGCGAGCAGCAGCGCGTCGCACTGGCCCGCGCGCTGGCGCCCGATCCCGCGATCCTCGTCGCGGACGAGCCGACCGGCAACCTCGACGAGGCCACGGGAAAACAGATCGTCGATCTGCTGTTCGGCAAGCATGCCGAGCGCGGCATGACGCTGGTGCTGGTGACGCACGATTCCTCGCTCGCGCATCGCTGCGATCGCGTCATCCGCCTGCGCTCCGGGCGCATCGACACCCAGTCCGCGCCGGCATGA
- a CDS encoding ABC transporter permease: MSVAAEPFARPNAVALSLRYALRELRGGLRGFYVFIACIALGVMAIAGVGSVSASLSDGLAREGRTLLGGDVSFALFQREAKPEEVSFLRSRGTVSTAATLRGMARSADGKLALVEMKAVDDTYPMLGQLTLAPQLAMSDLLAMRDGAFGAAADPTLLARLSLKTGDRVTIGSATFQIRSTVEAEPDKLAGGIGFGPRFLISEAGLRATGLIQPGSLVRWVYRVKLPDTGNSERATEAFIADARNAAPQAGWEVRSRSNASPQLERNISRFTQFLTLVGLAALLVGGVGVANAVKSHIDRKLEVIAAFKAVGATGRDVFGIYLAQVLLLAGIGSVIGLALGAAMPFAIVGLFGKLLPLPVVPAVHADELALSFVYGLLTALAFGLWPLGRVHDVPVAALFRDTISSEWHRPRLGYLVFMAAVVALLIAVVIGLSFDKRIAAVFVASSVVVFALLRGIAALLMGIARRLPRTRLPMLRLAIANIHRPGALTPSVVLSLGLGLAVLVTITQIDGNLRRQFLAALPDRAPSFFFIDIPSTQAEQFDGYLRQIAPGATVEDVPMLRGRIVGARGVRAEELKPTTDSEWVLQSDRGLTYTAELPKGSKVVEGEWWKADYSGPPLVSIEKKIADGLALKLGDEVVVNVLGRDIPARIGNLRTIDWQGMGINFVLVFSPNAFKGAPHTHIATLTEAGGDAAGDGRIIRQVADTYPMVTSVRVREVMETVGSVVTNLALAIRGASAITLISAILVLGGALAAGHRHRVYDAVILKTLGATRLRLLGAYALEYLLIGLATAVFGVIAGSIAAWMIVTRLMTLTFVWQAGSAAGVVAAALVVTVGLGLAGTLLALNKKPATVLRNL, translated from the coding sequence ATGAGCGTCGCGGCTGAACCGTTCGCGAGGCCCAACGCCGTCGCGCTGTCGCTGCGCTACGCGCTGCGCGAATTGCGCGGAGGCCTGCGCGGCTTCTATGTCTTCATCGCCTGCATCGCGCTCGGCGTGATGGCCATCGCCGGCGTCGGCTCGGTCTCGGCGAGCCTCTCCGACGGTCTCGCCCGCGAGGGCCGCACGCTGCTCGGCGGCGACGTCTCCTTCGCGCTGTTCCAGCGCGAGGCGAAGCCCGAAGAGGTCTCCTTCCTGCGCTCGCGCGGCACCGTCTCGACCGCCGCCACCTTGCGCGGCATGGCGCGCTCAGCGGACGGCAAGCTCGCGCTGGTCGAGATGAAGGCGGTCGACGACACCTATCCGATGCTGGGCCAGCTGACGCTGGCGCCGCAGCTAGCGATGTCCGATCTGCTCGCGATGCGCGACGGCGCGTTCGGTGCCGCCGCCGATCCGACGCTGCTGGCGCGGCTGTCGCTGAAGACCGGCGACCGCGTCACCATCGGAAGCGCAACGTTCCAGATCCGCAGCACCGTCGAAGCCGAGCCCGACAAGCTCGCCGGCGGCATCGGCTTCGGGCCGCGCTTCCTGATCAGCGAGGCGGGCCTGCGCGCCACCGGCCTGATCCAGCCCGGCAGCCTGGTGCGCTGGGTCTACCGGGTGAAGCTGCCTGATACCGGCAACAGCGAGCGCGCCACGGAGGCCTTCATCGCGGATGCGCGCAACGCGGCGCCGCAGGCCGGCTGGGAGGTCCGCAGCCGCTCCAATGCCTCGCCGCAGCTCGAGCGCAACATCAGCCGCTTCACGCAATTCCTGACGCTGGTCGGCCTCGCCGCGCTGCTGGTCGGCGGCGTCGGCGTTGCCAATGCCGTCAAGAGCCACATCGACCGCAAGCTCGAGGTCATCGCGGCCTTCAAGGCCGTCGGCGCCACCGGGCGCGACGTGTTCGGCATCTACCTGGCGCAGGTCCTCCTGCTGGCCGGAATCGGCTCGGTGATCGGGCTTGCGCTCGGCGCCGCCATGCCTTTCGCCATCGTCGGCCTGTTCGGCAAACTGCTGCCGCTGCCGGTGGTGCCGGCCGTGCATGCCGACGAGCTGGCGCTGTCCTTCGTCTATGGCCTGCTGACCGCGCTGGCCTTCGGCCTGTGGCCGCTCGGGCGGGTGCACGACGTGCCGGTGGCGGCGCTGTTCCGCGACACCATCAGCTCCGAATGGCACCGGCCGCGCCTGGGCTATCTCGTGTTCATGGCCGCCGTGGTGGCGCTGCTGATCGCGGTCGTGATCGGACTGTCCTTCGACAAGCGCATCGCCGCGGTGTTCGTGGCCTCTTCGGTCGTCGTGTTCGCCCTGCTCCGCGGCATTGCCGCCTTGCTGATGGGAATCGCGCGGCGGCTGCCGCGCACCCGCCTGCCGATGCTGCGGCTTGCGATCGCCAACATCCACCGGCCGGGCGCGCTGACGCCTTCCGTCGTGCTGTCGCTCGGGCTCGGGCTCGCGGTGCTCGTCACCATCACCCAGATCGACGGCAATCTGCGCCGGCAATTCCTCGCGGCATTGCCGGACCGCGCGCCGTCGTTCTTCTTCATCGACATCCCGAGCACGCAGGCCGAGCAGTTCGACGGCTATCTGCGCCAGATCGCGCCGGGCGCGACGGTCGAGGACGTGCCGATGCTGCGCGGGCGCATCGTCGGTGCGCGCGGCGTCCGCGCCGAGGAGCTCAAGCCCACCACCGATTCGGAGTGGGTGCTGCAAAGCGACCGCGGCCTGACCTATACCGCGGAGCTGCCGAAGGGCTCCAAGGTGGTCGAAGGCGAATGGTGGAAGGCCGACTATTCCGGCCCGCCGCTGGTCTCGATTGAGAAGAAGATCGCCGACGGGCTCGCCCTCAAGCTCGGCGACGAGGTCGTGGTCAACGTGCTCGGCCGCGACATCCCGGCCAGAATCGGCAATCTGCGCACCATCGACTGGCAGGGGATGGGCATCAATTTCGTTCTCGTGTTCTCGCCGAACGCCTTCAAGGGCGCTCCGCACACCCATATCGCGACGCTGACCGAGGCCGGCGGCGATGCGGCCGGCGACGGCAGGATCATCAGGCAAGTCGCCGACACCTATCCGATGGTGACGAGCGTGCGCGTGCGCGAGGTGATGGAGACGGTCGGCTCGGTCGTGACCAATCTGGCGCTGGCGATCCGCGGCGCCAGCGCGATCACCCTGATCTCGGCGATCCTGGTGCTGGGCGGGGCACTCGCCGCCGGCCACCGCCACCGGGTCTACGATGCCGTGATCCTCAAGACCCTGGGCGCGACCCGGCTGCGGCTGCTCGGCGCCTATGCCCTCGAATACCTGCTGATTGGCCTCGCCACCGCGGTGTTCGGCGTGATCGCCGGCAGCATCGCGGCCTGGATGATCGTGACGCGGCTGATGACGCTGACGTTCGTCTGGCAGGCCGGCAGCGCGGCCGGCGTGGTCGCGGCCGCCCTGGTCGTCACGGTCGGACTTGGGCTCGCCGGGACGCTGCTGGCTTTGAACAAAAAGCCCGCCACGGTGTTGCGGAATTTGTGA
- a CDS encoding Bax inhibitor-1/YccA family protein, whose protein sequence is MSDLDRNYASPFGRAAGRVDAATVDAGLRAYMLRIYNYMSIGLAITGLAALGVYMAAVTDVPTPEAVRVGKLFLTPFGYAMFVSPLKWLFMLAPLAMVFVISAGINRLAPSTAQILFWVFAALMGISLSSIFLVFTHTSIVRVFFITAATFGALSLYGYSTKRDLSGMSSFLFMGLIGIIIASLVNLFLGSSLLQFIVSVVGVLVFAGLTAWDTQRLKNDYIYGYASAGGEIAERAAITGALSLYLNFINLFTLLLQLLGQRD, encoded by the coding sequence ATGTCGGACCTAGACCGTAACTACGCTTCTCCTTTCGGCAGGGCCGCCGGGCGTGTTGACGCCGCGACGGTCGATGCCGGCCTGCGCGCCTACATGCTGCGCATCTACAATTACATGAGCATCGGCCTGGCCATCACCGGCCTTGCCGCGCTTGGCGTCTATATGGCCGCCGTGACCGACGTTCCGACCCCGGAAGCGGTCCGCGTCGGCAAGCTGTTCCTGACGCCGTTTGGCTACGCGATGTTCGTCAGCCCCCTGAAGTGGCTGTTCATGCTCGCGCCGCTCGCAATGGTGTTCGTGATCTCGGCGGGCATCAACCGTCTCGCCCCCTCGACCGCGCAGATCCTGTTCTGGGTGTTCGCGGCGCTGATGGGCATCTCGCTGTCGTCGATCTTCCTGGTGTTCACGCACACCTCGATCGTGCGGGTGTTCTTCATCACGGCCGCCACGTTCGGTGCACTGAGCCTGTACGGCTACAGCACCAAGCGTGACCTGAGCGGGATGAGCTCGTTCCTGTTCATGGGCCTGATCGGCATCATCATCGCCAGCCTGGTGAACCTGTTCCTGGGCAGCTCGCTGCTCCAGTTCATCGTGTCGGTGGTTGGCGTGCTGGTGTTCGCGGGCCTCACCGCCTGGGACACCCAGCGGCTGAAGAACGACTACATCTACGGCTACGCTTCGGCCGGCGGTGAAATCGCAGAGCGTGCGGCCATCACCGGCGCCCTGTCGCTGTACCTGAACTTCATCAACCTGTTCACGCTGCTCCTGCAGCTCCTCGGCCAGCGCGACTAA
- a CDS encoding GNAT family N-acetyltransferase, with protein sequence MSAPEIRPTTEADLPAITAIYQQAVREGTATFELEPPDLTEMTRRYRALVDGGYPYFVAILDGRVAGYAYAGAYRPRPAYRFTVENSIYLDPSFHRRGIGSLLLDRLVTECEARGFRQMIAVIGDSANAGSIGVHTRGGFKMIGTHPSVGLKFGRWLDTVMMQRDLGEGASTVPGK encoded by the coding sequence ATGTCCGCACCTGAAATCAGGCCTACAACCGAGGCCGACCTTCCCGCCATCACCGCCATCTACCAGCAGGCCGTCCGCGAGGGCACCGCGACGTTCGAGCTGGAGCCGCCCGACCTCACTGAAATGACGCGCCGCTACCGCGCGCTGGTCGATGGCGGCTATCCCTATTTCGTCGCCATCCTCGACGGTCGCGTGGCCGGCTACGCCTATGCCGGCGCCTACCGGCCGCGGCCGGCCTACCGCTTCACGGTCGAGAACTCGATCTATCTCGACCCCAGCTTCCACCGCCGCGGCATCGGCTCGTTGCTGCTGGACCGGCTGGTCACGGAATGCGAGGCGCGCGGCTTCCGCCAGATGATCGCGGTGATCGGCGATTCCGCCAATGCCGGCTCGATCGGCGTGCACACGCGCGGCGGCTTCAAGATGATCGGCACGCATCCCAGTGTCGGGCTGAAATTCGGCCGCTGGCTGGACACGGTGATGATGCAGCGCGACCTCGGCGAGGGCGCGAGCACGGTGCCGGGGAAGTAG
- a CDS encoding DUF2794 domain-containing protein produces the protein MGVTSEDADPSGQRAVAHPAAANAQPNRVTFNRLELHRILNLYGRMVADGEWRDYAIDFLKDRAVFSVFRRASEVPIYRIEKDPRLARKQGMYSVISATGLILRRGHELERVLLVIDRKLAVV, from the coding sequence ATGGGTGTGACGTCGGAGGATGCCGATCCGAGCGGACAGCGTGCAGTGGCGCACCCCGCCGCTGCGAACGCCCAGCCGAACCGGGTGACGTTCAACCGGCTCGAACTGCACCGCATCCTCAATCTCTACGGCCGCATGGTCGCCGACGGCGAGTGGCGCGACTATGCCATCGACTTCCTGAAGGACCGCGCCGTGTTCTCGGTGTTCCGCCGCGCCTCGGAGGTGCCGATCTATCGCATCGAGAAAGACCCGCGCCTCGCGCGCAAGCAGGGCATGTACAGCGTGATCTCCGCGACCGGCCTGATCCTGCGCCGCGGCCACGAGCTCGAGCGCGTGCTGCTGGTGATCGATCGGAAGCTGGCGGTGGTGTAG